From Aquarana catesbeiana isolate 2022-GZ linkage group LG05, ASM4218655v1, whole genome shotgun sequence:
atcattgggggctgtgtcactaccaccccattatggacatgagctcccccatgctcatttgtatacacagagctgaagaaagtatttaataaatttgccttctctttgtccccagtcatccactccagattattttgtaaaggtcctacatgctcagacctgacctttttactattaatatatttgaagaatttttgggggtttgtcctactatcttatgcgatctgtcgtttgttttgaatttttgcatccttgatctCCTTTTTACATGATCTggtaaattctttgtaacatttaaacaacactagtgttccttcatttttatattttttaaaagctcttttcttattgtttatagcatttttaactttgaccgtgagccacaggttttgtttttagccttttaaaattattgcccatgggaatatactttgcagtgaggtcccaaacagtctttttgaagaattctcatttctgttctgtgtttatcgatgccaatctagtactcgagagcagccctcatccttggaaaatttgctctcttgaagttaagtgtttttatctttcccttatgtatttcttgtttacagctaacatcaaatgaaatcatgttatggtcactactacccaggtgttcctttatctgaacattagtaataagatctgcatggtttgagattaccaggtccaacagagcttcattcctagttgaggcctcaataaactggaccataaaattgtcctgtaataggtttatacagttttgccctttaactgtcccagcagtgccattactccagtcaatttctgggtagttaaaatcccccattattatcaccgtcccagcccttgcagcctttccatctgtgcaaggagctgagtctccacctccttgttaacattgggtggtctataacaaactccaatgattaactttgaactacgcacatctatatgcagttccacccataatgcttcagactcatcacactctccatcaaccaggtcctctttcacacttgctttgagatcacttctcacatagagacagaccctgccatctttcctttttaccctttctctccaaaagagtgcatagccaggaatattaatagcccagtcatgtgaggattgaagccaagtttcagcaataccgattacatcatcgttcacctcatgcaccagagcttccaactcacctattttgcttggcagacttcttgtattggtgtacaaacactttaatgcattattacattttgctctggtgtttttcatatcatttttagtagtacaaatggcactatagtttccaatggctgtttgcaacatgggaaatttcttgtcacctgccataaccctcccccatctatccccattccaccctccattattgtctgacccctaactgacctgtctgcctgatgtaattctagttcaccctcccccctcaatcctagtttaaatacttctccagccttcccataaacctctcccccagcacaacagacccccttccattcaagtgcaaactgtctttagcatataggttgcaccccaatgaaaagtcagcccagtgctctagaaacccaaatccctccttcctacaccaggtctttagccatgcattcagcccctgcctttcctgtgttgcgcatggaacaggcaatatttcagagaatatcaccttggaggtccttcccttcaacttgcagcctagttctttaaattgattcttaaggagcctccaccttccatgtatactgtcattggttccagcgtgaaccaagacagctgggtcatgcccagcccctcccagttatttatccacccggtccaccacatgccgaaccctagcaccagggagacagcaaaccattcggttgaggcgatcctggcgacaaattattctatcagtccttctgattatagaatcccctattaccaccaactgtctaggcctacctgcactcccctcaccacctctactagatgggctgctctcccagctgttaggggtagcagtgacatctagggactctgctggggacacctggtgtaaggagggactctgctggggacacctgatgtaaggagggactttgctggggacacctgatgtaaggaaggactctgctggggacaccagatttaaggaaggactctgctggggacacctgaggtaaggagggactctgctagggacatctgatgtaaggagggactctgctggtgacacctggtgtaaggaaggactctgctggtgacacctggtgtaaggagggaccctgctggggacacctggtgtaaggagggaccctgctggggacacctggtgtaaggagggactttgctggggacacctgatgtaaggtaggactctgctggggacacctgaggtaaggagggactctgctgggggcacctgatggcaggcgatggtggcaggtgacactctcagggcttccactgattctgcattatggtgagttgaactatttcattttttattacaatataataatagaaatattgtgcttcaattatcctgacaccataccaaccatggtgctgggatgactgAAGTGCTAACTCCAggggtttggagtatctttatctgctgattgttaatctttctggaatacacatatttctattgtggtggaagatctgggcctgctgtccctccatccctctttctttccttctctctccttccctccctatttctttctttctccatccctcattcatctcagactcaaacTACGCCAGAGAGGGCTGGGAGTGTGCATTCTGGGATAGGTGCAGAGCCAGCAGTAAGGACTGATGTCacgggcagtggagtcgggcagctgcagccaggagggctggcagggcctgaagagggcttactgggagcagtagtccaccataggacagctaccACTAGAGACTTCCTATTGCATTTTTGCTACATTaaaaggggcctgcggtccctgcctgcaaagggcaagttgctgaggcctggctgagtcaatGTTGGGCCcaaacatgtgctagctgtgcctggagtgaagcgttgtgctggagagagagagtaATGGTCTGCAAGCGAGTGTCGTGGTGGAGGGGACtgaagtgtatatagttgtcctaATTGATTGCTATACAGTCAGCCAATTATTTGTGGGCATCCCATAAtgttcctatccccatccaagttcaaattcctcaataaaacataaaaacaagcacatggactgttcattgtctgaaAGGTGACCAGGAAATGAatgtcgggctgggcagggtgacaggtgggctacATCTTTCAGCAGTCCCTACGGGGGTAACGCTACAGATACTAAACATTCTGGCCTGCCTGAACCTCTGCCTTGACACGGACTATTTTTCTGCTTGCCATCTGCCTCGACCTTTGCTTATATCCCCAGCATTCTCTTGCCTGGCTCAACCTCTGTCTGGATACTGaatactagggatgggctgtccaagtcgaacatgagttcaggcagggtgcctgtggccaattatggctcagggggttaagtacacaccccacactatataaggccgcctgcacatcggccttgtgtagtgtgttggtggcgtttgttcagagagacagagagactgtcatttcatttagtttgagcaggcaggcaattccttttgttctgttgctaatatacttcaggcaggcaggcgagaccgttagatagctgcagtgtattttgtatatatatgcatcccggttttgtatatatatatacatacataaacacacacacactgtatacagtttagcttcatctcactgcagaccgtgcctggtgtactgttgctaatatacttcaggcaggcggccgagacagttagctgcagtgtatttagtgtgtgtatgtatatatatatatatatatatatatatatatatatatatatatatatatatatatatacacatacacactgtatacagtttagcttcatctcactgcagaccattcctggtgtattctaatatacttcagccaggcaggtgactcaccgagctgcagttcatttaataaatatatatacagtcttgtatatagtctagccaagactatacctgactaggccattgcctgagtgcgtgttcaaagacactctcagccaggcaggtgactcactgagctgcagttaatttagtaaatatatatatacaggcttgtatatagtCTAGCAAAGCCTacacctgactaggccattgcctgagtgtgtgtgcaaagacactttcagccaggcaggtgactcactgagctgcagttcataaaatatatatccactgcattgtagtctaaACTTTAggtgttgttttgctaatctaattgtatagtatgtctggaaggccaccaaggagaggcagacgctcacaggccactaaaggagggcaagcaggctctgtgtctacagcaaacagtgctggtcgtggacacggtgcatcctcagcacatggccgtggggcacgcttgttctttttctcggcagctggccgtgttgagccacaacatgtagaagagttggtagagtggatgaccaagccgtcctcatcctcctcatcctctgtcacccaggctcagggtactttgtctgccaatgcagctgccaaagcagactcttccatcggctcaatgtcatcagtcactccttccctagccccaccatcatgccctgaggagtcccccaaactgttcgaccacagtgtagggtacatactgcaggaggatgcgcagcaatttgaaggctctgatgatggtacccaggttgaggatgaagacagtaacgtgagcccagagagaagagggggtgcccaagaaggacaagaaactggcagtcatgttcccccagctgcagcatactgccaggtttgctccagtggcgaggagggaggggatgatgaggtcactgactctacgtgggtgcctgatagaagaaaggaggaggaggaagaggcggtacatctccaatgaggcaggatgccctccaggggccagcttacgggccgaataatttttttatgaatgtgagatcccttgaagatcgcctatgctgatgctgactgactatcctgttatggcaagtgactatcctattcctcctcaatgttcatgttgatagcttctaagaacatttttggttctgggcaccagtacctaaagcccaatttttctgcccctgtttaacaggggtgcgtaattataATTTtgaaatctaatatttcacagcaggactcgttcctgcgctcaacagaatctgtgaggggttacagtgttgtggtaccagcaccagtgcctaaagcccaatttttctgcccctgttcaacaggggcgtgtaattacaatttttactgtaatattttggagcagggctcgttcctgcactcaactagagtatctgtgaggggttgcaatgttgtggcaccagcaccagtgcctaaagcccaatttttctgaccctgttcaacaggggcatgtaattacaattcttgatataatatttcacagcagggcccgttccagcgcccatcaagagtaactgtgagggcttacagtgttgtggcaccaccaccaaaggcccaatttttctgaccctgttcaacatgggcatgtaattacaattctcgatataatgtttcatagcagggcccgttccagcgcccagcatgagtaactatgagggcttacagtgttctggtaccaccaacacctaaggcccaattttctgcagagtatatagggcaggcccctactttcaaccatccgacttacaaacgactcctacttacaaacggggggagacaacaggaagtgagaggaaatctacccctaggaagggaaatgctctcctgtaagagttaatatgggaaaaatgtgtctcctccactgatttatcaccaatccttgttccccttaaaaaccccaaattttcaaaatccaattgtcattgggacagaaagtgaggtgaaatcttctgaacaggggcacagacagcaaaacaaatgttacaggggtgataccccttccctaggttttccaaaaagctttaaccacttcccgcccgccctatggcggattgatgtccgggaagtggttctgttatcctgactgggcgtcatatgacgtccagcaggataacatgccgccgcgcgcccacgggggtgcagtctgacacaccgctacaccgatcctggtaaagagcctccggcggaggctctttaccacgtgatcagccatgtccaatcacggccgatcacgctgtcaatgggaagagccgttgatcggctcttcctcactcgcgtctgacagacgtgagtagaggagagccgatcggcggctctccaggcagggggggtctgcgctgattgtttatcagcgcagccccccctcagatcaccacactggaccaccggggattgccactaggaccaccagggaaggggcaacatgtggatggccaggtatgtacccaatggccatccacatgtgcccagtgtgcccaatctgtgccaatcagtgcccacaaatgggcactgattggcaccattatgttgcagtgatgcccagcaatgccacccttaggggcatcactgcaaataaccagtgtcatcagtgccacccagtccctgtcttgtttgcactgcctgtatactgctgttcagagtatatcaGATTatccacaccttttctttttttaatatgggtgatgggttccccttaatatcaatacaagacccaaagggcctggtaatggactgggggggggttacccatgccgtttgtctcactgattttcatccatattggtggacccgacattacattaaagccgcaagcagatttaaattacttttattcctttagaaatgtcattttgtgcagggactgttctaagcacgggaaacatgcgccactttacaggcatactataaacaaccccccaggtacgatatttaaaggaattttcacttttattttttcactttaagcatcattaaaatcactgctcccggaaaagaggctgtttttaaaactttcttttgcattgatacatgtctcctggggcaggacccgggtccccaaaccctttttaggacaataacttgcatattagcctttaaaatttgcacttttgatttctcacgttcgagtcccatagactttaacagtgtttgaatgttcacgcaaacttttggtctgttcgcatgttctggatgcgaactgaaccggggggtattcggcacATCCCTACTGAATACTTTTGCATGACGTGTGCCTCAACCTCTGCCTAGATAATGACTATCTTTCTGcttgccacctgcctcaacctGTGCCTGGACGCTAACTACTCTCTTGCCTGATGCCTGCCTTGACCTGTTTGGATATTAAACGCTCTGGTCTGCCTAGATACAGACTATTCTTCTGCTTGCCACCTGCCTTGAATTTTGCCTATATTCCCAACATTCTCTTGCCACCTGCTTCAACATCTGCCTGAATGGAAACTACCCTCTTGCCTGCCTTAGCCTCTGCCTGGATACTAAACACTGATACCTGCCTCAAATTCTGCCTAGATACAGACAATTTTTCTGCTTGCCATATGCCATGTCCTTTGTTTATATCCCCAACATCTTGCCTGGCTCGACCTCTGTCTAGATACTGAATCCTCTTGCATGCCTCAATCTCTGCTTAGACACCGGCTAGCCTCCTTCTTGCCATCAGCCTCAACCTTTGCCTGGACACTAACTACCCTCTTTCCTAATGCCAGTCCTGCCTTTTGCCCGAACTTAGATCTTTTGGTATTTCATACCTGGTCACTACATTTGTAGCCACTTCTCCTCTGCCCccttggtggggtgatcctgagggccATGACTTTATTGATAGCTCAAAAGAATATGTTTGGGAgtgtgggccccaccccagactcaccacGAGAGAGAAGgcaagcggactatctcggtacatatGGAAAAGATATACATAGGTGGTACAAAACACTTGTAAAAATtcacaaaatgtattatttttgttgACCAGGcgcatgtaaatttagtgggttatctgttctgtacaaaGTTCAGATTCAATGTTATggttaaattagcctctgttccagcattggctgtgttgcgtgcagttccgcagTGTcatctgtaggtgtcgttgtcaccacaggccagtgatggAAGGGCAACAGGCTAAGGTGTGTTGAGTGTTCTTTTTCctcagaaacagcccagtgggagtggttcaccgctgtgcattctgggaaaggttACTTAAGAGGAAGACGCCATTTTTTCGCTCTCTCACCTCCTGGCCcgcctggcctaaggtatgtgacaacttcTTTTCTGCCTTGGGGCCCTGCTGGCCCGAGGCTATCTGGGGCctactggttcagaggtggtcctgtgctgtctgtcctgcaggaagaagccgaCCAATTGAAGGAtccgggggaggactcatcttggagaggaccgagcgaAAGGCTGGAATCTCAAGAGGAGCcgggtgactcaattggaggatgcatcctaaccaaatCTACCTCACAGTACTGCAGGATGGCTTAAAGGAAttttggtactgtgttgctgtgctCGTTACCAAATCCTGTGGCAGGGGATCATCCAACTAACACTAAATCCTgcggcagaggattgttcaacaaTTATtgttctcaagtctgtggcagagacttttgtccgtgcatcattccggctgctaggccagaggagagaggcctatccgggtgagcaAGATCCATTGACTGAAGGTGTACTCGTCTCCAGGATCTAAAGTTCTtcagtgatctgcacaaggtatctgaacTTTCCCCTAACCCTCCATCCTTCTACTGCTCAAGTTGTTTAataaaaagcattggaaaaagaactaatTGACTGGTGCATACATCGGTGGGCGCAAGGCCCAGTATAGACTCTAAGTTTCTAGTATGGTGAACTGTGGGTAAagggtgacggcaaagacccaaaataataaccagcagctccttcggggggtcagtgctacagtacaaaataacaaaaacgacaaaaaaacactaaaaataaatCAGATGACATGGTATTTCAACTAGTTTTGTGGGTTTACCGCTTCATTAGGAAATACATCTGCGGATAGAAATTTCATATAGAAGATATTTACAAAATCATAAgatggggaaaaaagaaagagataATGGGACTGCTTACCCATGCCTCGGTGAGTGCATAGCATAAGGCAACCCGGCATGGTCTCCCCGGCAATTGGGAAGGAAATATATGGGATCACCAGCTAGCTAGCATCTGATTGAAGCAGTATAAAGAATGGATAATGTCAGGTAAATACCCAAAGTCATAGGGTGGTACATGTGTGAGGGGGACACAcacaccaatgtgaaaaaaatggtgATAGAATGTGAAATGGTGAAGAGAAGGACCAAGTGAGGAGCCACATAGATGAGtaagaagaaaagaggaaaaaaaaaggaggtggaaAAGTGAAGGAAAAgttaaggaaaaagggggggggggggagaagggacaaGAGATGGTTACAGCTTAAAATGTTGACTTGGGGCAGGATTGGCGAAATCTGACATGTTTCTCCCagttgggcttcctcaggggatgtattTGTCCGCTATAGGTCATACCATTCTAACAACTAAACATAtggagcggcacagtggtgtagtggtcagcACTTTCACCCAGCCacaagaagggttgctggtttgaatcccaaccacgacactacctgcctggagtttgcatgttctccctgtgccctgcgtgggtttcctctgggtaatccggtttcctcccacactccaaagacatgcaggtaggttaattggatcctatctaaattgtccctagtatgtatgaatgtgagttagggaccttggattgtaagctcctttagggtagggactgatgtgaatgtacaatgtatatgtaaagtgctgagtaaattgacggcgctatacaagtacctgaaataaataaatatgacacaAGTATACATGCATATTTAACAAAAATATTGCATTCAGGATATTTCATTCAcatgcttaccccccccccccccccccattgctcaaTATACTACTTCAAGAAAATATATGTCTTGAGGAAGCCTAACTAGGCGAAAAATGTCAAAATTTCATCAATCATGCCCAACAGGAACTGCATGAGTCGACATTTTAAGCTGTAAACCTGTACTTTTTTTGctctttgatatttatatttttttaatgttgtttaaaataaatgaatgaataattttTATCATACTCAGCGTCATTGTGATGTAATAGCACCCTAAAAGTCCCAATTATCTTCCTATTTTTGTTCTAcaatatatgggatgtggtgcaTAAAGCCATTGGTGATCCACCCACACTTACCTTCCCATTAACTAATAATGGTTTATATGGATATATATTGTAATAAATACAGTATGCAAATGTGTAATTAGTATTTATTTCACACAatgtatatattaattttttttaagcttttatggatcaaaatcttttttttttttttatcagcaaagaattttttttttatttttttattttgttacaaaaaaattCAGTTATACAATCTATCGTATGCTTACAATACTTTGCTGtctttttattttgcactttttggggATGTTTGAGATTTTAGAGTGGCCTTTGTTCACTTCATATAATGTTAAAGAATTTCCACTTCCTCTGGACCTGAATGAATACGAATAGTAAACACTGGTCAAAAACAGTCCCTTTTGCCATTCACTTCCCCAAAATGATAAAATAAGTTCTTATACTTTTTGTACAAAGAAGTAGAAGTTATTCTTGTGGAAGATGTTGTCTTCTTGGTTTAATAGCGTAACCTGTACCGGAATTGGACATCTTTGGTGGGTTGCATGGTTCCAAAACCCCAACGACTCACATCAATGGGTGGAATCTCCTCCTTAGGATTCACAAGCTCAAACTCGAAATACAACAGCATCAAAAACACAAATTGTTTGAGTTCATTGGTGGCGAAAAAACGCCCGGGGCAGATTGTGGTGCCGGCACCCCACGGCATGGTGAAATATTTCACCCGTTTCCCGTTTTTGTAGAATTCAGTCTTTTTGCTACCGTCCTCGTTGAGGAAGCGGTTGTACTTGAACTTCTCAGGTTCGGGATGGACCTCTGGGTCCATTTGCACCGCAGTGTATGGGAATATGCCTACACGGTCTCCTTTACGGATGGCAAATTCTCTTCCATTGGCCATCTTGAGGTTCAGGTTCTCTTTGACAGCTCTTATCAACACAGGGGCAGCTGTAATACGCAAGCTTTCTTCCACGGCGCTGTCCAGAACGGGTGTCTTCAGCAGCATGTCTCTGGTGAGGTTGATGAGCAGTCCACCTGCTTTGACTTGTTGCCCGGTTTCTTTGAGAACGTTTTGAACTTCTTCACTTACAGCCTGCATAGCTTCCGGGTTTTtcatgaggaagaggaggagccagaaagaCGCAGGTCCGGTGTTACCCTGAGAGGCCCAAAGAAGAAGAAACATGAACCGGTCTTGCATACTTTCTGGCATCCCATTCTCAGCCCTAAACTGGAACTGATCGGTGACCCACCCGCTGATATTTTCCTTCTGTAGGGTTTTTTTTATGGAAAGCATGTTCCAGAACAGCCTCTTCAGCCGTTCGGCTTCCAACTTGCCTTTCGGTGTCAGGACGGCATAAGCTAGGCGCGGGAACAGCTGGTCATACTTTCTGAACTCATAAAACAGTTCATCTGAGATGTCACGGTCAAGTTTCTTGGCCATTTCTACATCGCCCTTACTTTTAGGTGGCTCATTTCCAAATAAAGCCAGGTAGCCGGCTCGGAAGACGATGTTGTAACTGTAATTGAAAAGCCCGTCttgatgccattttttttcaccatttccGGCACCAACATTATGAAGCATCAAGTTTTGTAGGTTGTCCATCATAGCTTGAGTCATGAGCACAAGGCCATCGCCCATGAGGTGCTTTGTGCTGGCTTTCTCCAGCATCTTGTGGTCATTGGCTATAGGATGGTAGCCGAACACCCTGGCCACCA
This genomic window contains:
- the LOC141144094 gene encoding 5-beta-cholestane-3-alpha,7-alpha-diol 12-alpha-hydroxylase-like, whose product is MALFLPILLALLASVLGGLYMLGAFRKRKPNEPPLDKGSIPWLGYALEFRNNTAAFLQRMQKKHGDIFTVQIAGYYFTFVTDPLSFGPIIKESKKLDFEQFAAELVARVFGYHPIANDHKMLEKASTKHLMGDGLVLMTQAMMDNLQNLMLHNVGAGNGEKKWHQDGLFNYSYNIVFRAGYLALFGNEPPKSKGDVEMAKKLDRDISDELFYEFRKYDQLFPRLAYAVLTPKGKLEAERLKRLFWNMLSIKKTLQKENISGWVTDQFQFRAENGMPESMQDRFMFLLLWASQGNTGPASFWLLLFLMKNPEAMQAVSEEVQNVLKETGQQVKAGGLLINLTRDMLLKTPVLDSAVEESLRITAAPVLIRAVKENLNLKMANGREFAIRKGDRVGIFPYTAVQMDPEVHPEPEKFKYNRFLNEDGSKKTEFYKNGKRVKYFTMPWGAGTTICPGRFFATNELKQFVFLMLLYFEFELVNPKEEIPPIDVSRWGFGTMQPTKDVQFRYRLRY